In Deinococcus sedimenti, a single genomic region encodes these proteins:
- a CDS encoding alpha/beta fold hydrolase, translating into MNRTPAPRKAARLSPRARTWVVAGLSLVGGYLIATGQQVILRPPLVVGQDAVSTPQSRAARVTLEQAGGPVLRIRPPGGEARTLLILYPGGLVRPQAYEWLGRALAAQGTETVIPAFPLDLAVTAANRADTLIATYGSGKRVVIAGHSLGGAMAAQYAARHEGSVAGLILMAAYPAGNVNLTSQRLPALSLLAEQDRVATPDAVRDGLSRLPPDTTLTVIPGAVHAFFGRYGPQRGDGQPSVNRAQAEQDIVNAVQTFLAGLP; encoded by the coding sequence GTGAACCGCACGCCCGCCCCCCGAAAAGCCGCCCGCCTCTCACCCCGCGCCCGAACGTGGGTGGTGGCGGGCCTTTCGCTGGTCGGGGGGTACCTGATCGCGACCGGACAGCAGGTCATCCTTCGGCCCCCGCTGGTCGTGGGGCAGGACGCCGTCAGCACCCCGCAGAGCCGCGCGGCCCGCGTCACGCTGGAGCAGGCGGGCGGACCCGTGCTGCGGATCCGGCCCCCCGGCGGCGAGGCGCGCACGCTGCTGATCCTCTACCCCGGCGGGCTGGTGCGCCCGCAGGCGTACGAATGGCTGGGCCGCGCCCTGGCCGCGCAGGGCACCGAGACGGTTATTCCCGCGTTCCCGCTGGACCTGGCCGTCACCGCCGCCAACCGCGCCGACACCCTGATCGCCACGTACGGCAGCGGGAAGCGCGTGGTGATCGCCGGTCACTCGCTGGGAGGCGCGATGGCCGCGCAGTACGCCGCCCGCCACGAAGGAAGCGTGGCGGGCCTGATCCTGATGGCCGCGTACCCCGCCGGGAACGTCAACCTGACCTCCCAGCGCCTCCCCGCGTTGTCCCTGCTGGCCGAGCAGGACCGGGTGGCCACCCCGGACGCCGTGCGGGACGGCCTCAGCCGCCTGCCCCCCGACACCACCCTGACCGTCATTCCAGGCGCCGTTCACGCCTTCTTCGGCCGCTACGGCCCGCAGCGAGGGGACGGGCAGCCCAGCGTGAACCGCGCCCAGGCCGAGCAGGACATCGTGAACGCCGTCCAGACCTTCCTCGCCGGACTTCCCTGA
- a CDS encoding cation diffusion facilitator family transporter: MTVPSASQQSSRRASRLALGSILVAVVVLGLKFLAYLLTNSVALYSDALESIINVAAAVAAFAALRVAARPADANHPYGHTKAEYFSAVAEGVLIVLAAVAIMREAVPVLMNPVAPEGGTGLVGLGVNLGASTLNALWATVLLRHGRALRSPALLADGRHVMSDVVTSVGVLVGVLAARLTGLHWLDPLLAILVALNILWSGWLLVRDSIGGLMDAAVDGDTERRIRAAMSTAGAGALEMHDLRTRHAGSMTFIEFHMVVPGDMTVTEAHAICDRLEDAIRAETPDSSISIHVEPQEKAKHHGVLVL; this comes from the coding sequence GTGACGGTTCCCTCCGCCTCCCAGCAGTCCTCCCGGCGCGCCTCAAGGCTGGCGCTGGGCAGCATTCTCGTGGCCGTGGTGGTGCTGGGCCTGAAGTTCCTGGCGTACCTGCTCACGAACAGCGTGGCGCTGTACTCGGACGCGCTGGAGAGCATCATCAACGTCGCGGCGGCCGTCGCGGCGTTCGCGGCGCTGCGGGTCGCGGCCCGCCCGGCCGACGCGAACCACCCGTACGGGCACACGAAGGCCGAGTACTTCAGCGCCGTGGCCGAAGGCGTCCTGATCGTGCTCGCGGCGGTCGCGATCATGCGGGAGGCCGTGCCGGTCCTGATGAACCCGGTCGCCCCGGAGGGCGGCACGGGCCTCGTGGGCCTGGGCGTGAACCTGGGGGCCAGCACGCTGAACGCGCTGTGGGCGACGGTCCTGCTGCGGCACGGGCGGGCGCTGCGCTCCCCGGCGCTGCTCGCCGACGGGCGGCACGTGATGAGTGACGTGGTGACCAGCGTGGGCGTGCTGGTGGGCGTGCTGGCCGCGCGCCTGACGGGCCTGCACTGGCTGGACCCGCTGCTGGCCATCCTGGTAGCGCTGAACATCCTCTGGAGCGGCTGGCTTCTGGTGCGCGACAGTATCGGCGGGCTGATGGACGCCGCTGTGGATGGCGACACCGAGCGGCGCATCCGCGCGGCCATGAGCACGGCCGGGGCGGGCGCGCTGGAGATGCATGACCTGCGCACCCGGCACGCGGGCAGCATGACGTTCATCGAGTTCCACATGGTGGTGCCGGGCGACATGACGGTCACGGAGGCGCACGCGATCTGCGACCGGCTGGAGGACGCCATCCGGGCGGAGACGCCGGACAGTTCCATCAGCATTCACGTGGAACCGCAGGAGAAGGCCAAGCATCACGGCGTGCTGGTGCTGTAG
- the fdhF gene encoding formate dehydrogenase subunit alpha, whose translation MIRATVGPTRAARGAQVAVTVDGVERVAWLGEPLIEVINRAQVPLAQVCYHEQLGPIQSCDTCAVEIDGVVGRACGTPVRAGLTVRTQTNAARAAQRDAYDRVVANHDLYCTVCDNNNGNCTVHNTLGVLGIDHQTRPFQPKGFPKDESNPFYRYDPDQCILCGRCVEACQNVQVNETLSINWEAEQPRVLWDGGKPIGESSCVSCGHCITVCPCNALQEKSMLGEAGLFTGIPLPVWNAAIDVVKGVEASSGLKPIMNVSEIESAARDRYIKKTKTVCTYCGVGCSFDVWTDERHILKVEPAHGHANGISTCVKGKFGWDYVNSTDRLTSPLIRDGDRFREASWDEALDLIAWRFGEIREQHGPDALAFVASSKASNEEAFLVQKFARQVIGTNNVDNCSRYCQSPASKGLSLTVGIGGDSGTIQDIENASLVITVGSNTAESHPVLATRIKRSQKLGRTHVIVFDIREHELARRADEFHRPNPGTDFVWLAAVSKFILDNGLEDRDFLRERVSGLDEFRESIRDFTLEYAERETGLKAATLVALARQIASQERVCILWAMGVTQQCGGTDTSAAISNLLLITGNYGRLGTGAYPLRGHNNVQGASDMGAQPDAVSGYQKIDDPLAVQRHEREWGVTLRPERGLDNTQMIDAALDGRLKALWLTGEEMSLTDANANHLQEGFEALEFLVVQDLYFTNTARFADVILPAAASLEKEGTFTNTERRIQRLYEVMPPLKGTKPDWQIYMGVADRMGYRWGYTHPAQIMDEIARLTPHFAGVSYDRLEGYETLCWPVAEDGTDQPLLYTERFNFPDGKARLHAGEYRPRQHAPDATFDLHLNSGRMLEHFHEGNMTFRVPGITEKTPDSFVEVSPELAAERGIQSGQWVRLVSEYGAVRLQALVTGRVSGHQLFVPMNARKAEDAVNRLTGSHGDATVNTPAYKDTRVRLELLHDVGPNPLPASNPRWGHPTPQAGVEVERKWARPDYVFPGGLLPLHGDSLNARTDGLGADD comes from the coding sequence GTGATCCGGGCCACGGTGGGACCGACCCGCGCGGCACGTGGCGCGCAGGTGGCGGTCACGGTGGACGGCGTGGAGCGCGTGGCGTGGCTCGGCGAACCGCTGATCGAGGTGATCAACCGGGCGCAGGTCCCGCTGGCGCAGGTGTGCTACCACGAGCAGCTGGGACCGATCCAGTCGTGCGACACGTGCGCGGTCGAGATCGACGGCGTGGTGGGCCGCGCGTGCGGCACGCCGGTCCGGGCGGGCCTGACGGTGCGCACGCAGACGAACGCGGCCCGGGCGGCGCAGCGGGACGCGTACGACCGCGTGGTGGCGAACCACGACCTGTACTGCACGGTGTGCGACAACAACAACGGGAACTGCACGGTGCACAACACGCTGGGCGTGCTGGGCATCGACCATCAGACCCGGCCCTTCCAGCCCAAGGGCTTCCCGAAGGACGAGTCCAATCCCTTCTACCGTTATGACCCGGACCAGTGCATCCTGTGTGGCCGCTGCGTGGAGGCGTGTCAGAACGTGCAGGTGAACGAGACCCTGTCCATCAACTGGGAGGCCGAGCAGCCACGCGTGCTGTGGGACGGCGGCAAACCCATCGGCGAGAGCAGCTGCGTCAGCTGCGGGCACTGCATCACCGTGTGCCCCTGCAACGCGCTGCAGGAGAAGTCCATGCTGGGCGAGGCGGGGCTGTTCACGGGCATTCCACTGCCGGTCTGGAACGCCGCGATCGACGTGGTGAAGGGCGTGGAGGCCAGCAGCGGCCTGAAACCCATCATGAACGTGTCCGAGATCGAGTCCGCCGCCCGCGACCGCTACATCAAGAAGACGAAGACCGTGTGTACGTACTGCGGCGTGGGCTGCTCGTTCGACGTGTGGACCGACGAGCGGCACATCCTGAAGGTCGAGCCCGCGCACGGCCACGCGAACGGCATCAGCACCTGCGTGAAGGGCAAGTTCGGCTGGGACTACGTGAACAGCACGGACCGCCTGACCAGCCCCCTCATCCGTGACGGGGACCGCTTCCGGGAGGCGAGCTGGGATGAGGCGCTGGACCTGATCGCGTGGCGCTTCGGCGAGATCCGCGAGCAGCACGGCCCGGACGCGCTGGCGTTCGTGGCGAGCAGCAAGGCCAGCAACGAGGAAGCGTTCCTGGTGCAGAAGTTCGCGCGGCAGGTGATCGGCACGAACAACGTGGACAACTGCTCGCGGTACTGCCAGTCCCCGGCCAGCAAGGGCCTGTCCCTGACGGTCGGGATCGGCGGGGACAGCGGAACCATTCAGGACATCGAGAACGCCAGTCTGGTGATCACGGTGGGCAGCAATACCGCCGAGAGCCACCCGGTCCTCGCGACGCGCATCAAGCGATCGCAGAAGCTGGGCCGCACGCACGTGATCGTGTTCGACATCCGCGAGCATGAACTGGCGAGGCGCGCCGACGAGTTCCACCGCCCGAACCCGGGGACGGACTTCGTGTGGCTGGCGGCGGTCAGCAAGTTCATCCTCGACAATGGGCTGGAGGACCGGGACTTCCTTCGAGAGCGTGTCAGCGGCCTGGACGAGTTCCGCGAGTCGATCCGGGACTTCACGCTGGAGTACGCCGAACGGGAGACCGGCCTGAAGGCCGCGACGCTGGTGGCCCTGGCCCGCCAGATCGCCTCTCAGGAGCGGGTGTGCATCCTGTGGGCGATGGGCGTCACGCAGCAGTGCGGCGGCACGGACACCAGCGCCGCGATCAGCAACCTGCTGCTCATCACCGGGAACTACGGGCGGCTGGGCACCGGCGCGTACCCGCTGCGCGGGCACAACAACGTGCAGGGCGCGTCGGACATGGGCGCGCAGCCGGACGCGGTCAGCGGGTACCAGAAGATCGACGATCCACTTGCGGTGCAGCGCCACGAGCGCGAGTGGGGCGTGACCCTGCGGCCCGAACGTGGCCTGGACAACACGCAGATGATCGACGCGGCGCTGGACGGCCGCCTGAAGGCGCTGTGGCTGACCGGTGAGGAGATGAGCCTCACCGACGCGAACGCCAACCACCTGCAGGAAGGCTTCGAGGCGCTGGAGTTCCTGGTGGTGCAGGACCTGTACTTCACGAACACCGCGCGGTTCGCGGACGTGATCCTTCCGGCGGCGGCGTCGCTGGAGAAGGAGGGGACGTTCACGAACACCGAGCGGCGCATCCAGCGGCTGTACGAGGTCATGCCGCCCCTGAAGGGCACGAAACCCGACTGGCAGATCTACATGGGTGTCGCGGACCGCATGGGGTACCGCTGGGGGTACACGCATCCCGCCCAGATCATGGACGAGATCGCGCGCCTCACGCCTCACTTCGCCGGGGTGAGCTACGACCGCCTGGAGGGCTACGAGACGCTGTGCTGGCCGGTCGCGGAGGACGGCACGGATCAGCCGCTGCTGTACACCGAGCGCTTCAACTTCCCCGACGGGAAGGCCCGCCTGCACGCCGGGGAGTACCGCCCCCGCCAGCACGCGCCGGACGCGACGTTCGACCTGCACCTGAACAGCGGGCGCATGCTGGAGCACTTCCACGAGGGGAACATGACGTTCCGCGTGCCCGGCATCACCGAGAAGACCCCGGACTCGTTCGTGGAGGTCAGCCCGGAGCTGGCCGCCGAGCGCGGCATCCAGAGCGGGCAGTGGGTGCGGCTCGTCAGCGAGTACGGCGCGGTGCGCCTTCAGGCCCTCGTGACCGGGCGGGTCAGCGGGCATCAGCTGTTCGTGCCGATGAACGCCCGCAAGGCGGAGGACGCCGTGAACCGCCTGACCGGCTCGCACGGCGACGCGACCGTGAACACCCCGGCGTACAAGGACACCCGGGTGCGCCTGGAACTCCTGCATGACGTGGGCCCGAACCCGCTGCCCGCGTCGAATCCCCGCTGGGGCCACCCCACGCCGCAGGCGGGCGTGGAGGTCGAGCGCAAGTGGGCGCGGCCCGACTACGTGTTCCCCGGCGGGCTGCTGCCCCTGCACGGCGACAGTCTGAACGCCCGCACCGACGGGCTGGGCGCCGATGACTGA
- a CDS encoding AI-2E family transporter, translating to MNPTDPSPTPGPPAPWRSTGSIQEFLRALWQYAAFRLIVFVAVGLLALWVGGWLLSNLASVLITVLGAYALAFLMNPILSWLERHRVGRAIGVLLLIVVLIGLITVLWFAVSSQISGLIEGLPSLTANFKDLVNSLLNRLDGIPGTEGLKATISEYVDKQTGSLTAGAGPLFDRLINAGPDVLDTLAGLVGWLGQLGLLLTLAMYFMFEYNTFGAGLLKLFPRTWQPTLLQLADDVSDSFGMYLRGTVITALACALLATAGLLILHVPNALALGILSAFVNLIPYVGIVVASIPPMLLALPQGTTTVLEVAALYFIINQLLGNVIGPMVMGRSTSIGPASILIAILVGLALAGAMGAILAIPCAVLLKRWTSRYWLRSPLYRGAAGRAAPSADH from the coding sequence GTGAATCCCACCGACCCCTCCCCGACCCCCGGACCGCCCGCCCCGTGGCGCTCGACCGGTTCCATCCAGGAATTCCTGAGGGCCCTGTGGCAGTACGCCGCGTTCCGCCTCATCGTGTTCGTCGCCGTGGGCCTGCTGGCCCTGTGGGTGGGCGGGTGGCTGCTGAGCAACCTCGCCAGCGTCCTGATCACGGTCCTGGGCGCGTACGCCCTGGCCTTCCTGATGAACCCGATCCTGTCCTGGCTGGAGCGGCACCGGGTGGGCCGCGCCATCGGGGTGCTGTTGCTGATCGTCGTGCTGATCGGCCTGATCACCGTCCTGTGGTTCGCGGTCAGCTCGCAGATCAGCGGCCTGATCGAGGGCCTGCCCAGCCTGACCGCAAACTTCAAGGACCTCGTCAACTCGCTCCTGAACCGCCTGGACGGCATTCCCGGCACGGAAGGACTCAAGGCCACCATCTCCGAGTACGTGGACAAGCAGACCGGCAGCCTCACGGCCGGCGCGGGCCCGCTGTTCGACCGGCTGATCAACGCCGGCCCCGACGTTCTGGACACCCTGGCCGGACTGGTCGGCTGGCTGGGTCAGCTGGGCCTGCTGCTCACCCTGGCGATGTACTTCATGTTCGAGTACAACACCTTCGGTGCGGGCCTGCTGAAACTCTTCCCCCGCACGTGGCAACCCACCCTGCTGCAACTGGCCGACGACGTCAGCGACAGCTTCGGCATGTACCTGCGTGGCACCGTCATCACGGCGCTGGCGTGCGCGCTGCTGGCCACCGCGGGACTGCTGATCCTGCACGTCCCGAACGCGCTGGCGCTGGGTATTCTCAGTGCGTTCGTGAACCTCATTCCGTACGTGGGGATCGTGGTGGCGTCCATTCCACCCATGCTGCTCGCCCTGCCGCAGGGCACCACGACCGTCCTGGAGGTCGCGGCGCTGTACTTCATCATCAACCAGCTGCTCGGCAATGTCATCGGGCCGATGGTCATGGGCCGCAGCACCAGCATCGGCCCGGCCAGCATCCTGATCGCCATTCTGGTCGGCCTGGCCCTGGCCGGGGCGATGGGCGCGATTCTCGCCATCCCCTGCGCCGTGCTGCTCAAACGCTGGACCAGTCGCTACTGGCTGCGCAGCCCGCTGTACCGCGGGGCCGCCGGTCGCGCCGCCCCCAGCGCAGACCACTGA
- a CDS encoding formate dehydrogenase accessory sulfurtransferase FdhD — protein sequence MGLPVQLISGATRAERVDRVAVEEPLELRLSTPGGPVPLGVLMRTPGDDRALLLGWLVSEGLLPDEFTLHVDPENGNVWHLMTPDATRLAAGARLAVSSSACGVCGSGSVERLVARASPPSWTAGPLPAAWLASLPDRLGEQQPGFHATGGLHGAALFHAGGARVAAFEDVGRHNAVDKLIGACVAALPLTDHVLVVSSRAGFEIVQKAVTAGIGVVVTVGAATSLAVDTAAAFGVTLCGFARGDRLTVYAAPQRIAAGEG from the coding sequence GTGGGCCTCCCCGTCCAGTTGATCAGCGGCGCCACTCGCGCAGAGCGGGTGGACCGGGTGGCGGTCGAGGAACCGCTGGAACTGCGCCTGAGCACGCCGGGCGGCCCGGTGCCGCTGGGCGTCCTGATGCGCACGCCCGGCGACGACCGCGCCCTGCTGCTGGGCTGGCTGGTGTCCGAGGGGCTGCTCCCGGACGAGTTCACGCTGCACGTGGACCCGGAGAACGGGAACGTGTGGCACCTGATGACCCCGGACGCCACGCGGCTGGCGGCGGGGGCGCGGCTGGCCGTGTCGTCCAGTGCGTGCGGGGTGTGCGGATCCGGCAGCGTCGAGCGGCTCGTGGCGCGCGCCTCTCCCCCATCCTGGACGGCGGGACCCCTGCCCGCGGCGTGGCTGGCGTCACTGCCCGACCGGCTGGGCGAGCAACAGCCGGGTTTCCACGCCACGGGCGGTCTGCACGGCGCGGCCCTGTTTCACGCGGGCGGGGCGCGAGTGGCCGCGTTCGAGGACGTGGGTCGGCACAACGCCGTGGACAAGCTGATCGGCGCGTGCGTCGCGGCCCTGCCGCTGACCGATCACGTGCTGGTGGTCAGCAGCCGCGCGGGCTTCGAGATCGTGCAGAAGGCCGTCACCGCCGGGATCGGCGTGGTGGTGACGGTCGGCGCGGCCACCAGTCTGGCCGTGGACACGGCGGCCGCGTTCGGCGTGACCCTGTGCGGCTTCGCGCGGGGGGACCGGCTCACGGTGTACGCCGCTCCGCAGCGGATCGCGGCCGGCGAGGGGTGA
- a CDS encoding DUF1641 domain-containing protein: MAKPLEFTPRTPTPQEQLHAEVSDSTEALLAGLHLLRQLHEHGVLDVAQKTVRGGEGLTASLLHILGGQSGTTLLRNVTELGRTLSELDPGEVSVLGHAVTVGVHEGARHVAAGKGLGLGDLLGLLKDRDVQVGLGAILALLGGVGRALREASGELPQTANQSEVDR, from the coding sequence ATGGCGAAACCACTCGAATTCACGCCGCGCACGCCCACCCCGCAGGAACAGCTGCACGCCGAGGTCTCGGACTCCACCGAGGCGCTGCTCGCGGGCCTGCACCTGCTGCGGCAGCTGCACGAGCACGGCGTGCTGGACGTCGCGCAGAAGACGGTGCGGGGCGGCGAGGGCCTCACGGCGTCCCTGCTGCACATCCTGGGCGGGCAGAGCGGCACGACCCTGCTGCGCAACGTCACCGAACTGGGCCGCACCCTGTCCGAACTCGATCCTGGCGAGGTGAGCGTGCTGGGCCACGCCGTCACGGTGGGCGTCCACGAGGGCGCGCGGCACGTGGCCGCCGGGAAGGGCCTGGGCCTGGGCGACCTGCTGGGCCTGCTGAAGGACCGCGACGTGCAGGTGGGCCTGGGCGCCATCCTGGCGCTGCTGGGCGGCGTGGGCCGCGCCCTGCGCGAGGCGAGTGGCGAGCTGCCGCAGACCGCCAACCAGTCCGAGGTGGACCGCTGA
- a CDS encoding UvrD-helicase domain-containing protein, translated as MTAPDLLAQLNPTQAQAADHYTGPALVIAGAGSGKTRTLIYRIAHLIGHYGVQPGEILAVTFTNKAAAEMRERAGHLISGADKLWMSTFHSAGVRILRAYGEHIGLRRGFVIYDDDDQLDILKEVMGSVPGIGPDTNPRVLRGILDRAKSNLLTPDQIARSGEPYISGVPREAAAEVYRRYEQRKKGQNAIDFGDLITETVRLFQEVPAVLNAVQNRAKFIHVDEYQDTNKAQYELTRLLASRDRNLLVVGDPDQCLPPGTPISTPGGPRPIEDIQVGDTVCGVGARGTRLPTQVTNVKRGHSAGPLWHIQAGEHTLSGTPHHIVLARHLPMPGQWYVYLMHREDRGYRVGLTIGARQNSEGQTDYGFRVRLNQEHGDRVWVLRVCDSRADAAYWEALYAARYGLPTALFHGVGRNLAMDEARLAQLYGELDTEAAAHRLMTDLHLHPDFPHHRPQNGARRQSVNLVMFQDHRGGTVGYHRIQWSSNRADVAQKLMAAGHPVRSNGRGGYRLELSRRDYPQALEDARRIARDGGLELQRKAQIGGIMYAFTPLSHLHPGMRMLADGTEGLREVEVTRVEQRPYDGPVYDLTVTPTHTYLAGGLLVHNSIYKFRGADIQNILDFQKDYRDAKVYLLEHNYRSSARVLTIANKLIENNAERLDKTLKAVKEDGHPVVFHRATDHRAEGDFVAEWITRLHSLEGRRFSEMAILYRTNAQSRVLEESLRRVQIPAKIVGGVGFYDRREIRDILAYARLAINPSDDVALRRIIGRPKRGIGDTAMVKLMDWARANGTSVLTACANAEQARILDRGAARPVEFAALMEAMADAAENYEPAPFLRFVIETSGYLDLLRQEGQEGQVRMENLDELINAAQEWAQENEGTIADFLDDAALLSSVDDMRTKTENKGAPEDAVTLMTMHNAKGLEFPVVFIVGTEEGLLPSKGALVEAGGIEEERRLFYVGITRAMERLFLTAAQNRMQFGKTNAAEDSRFLEEIEGHFDTIDPYGQVIEYRAKTWKQYRPTVPAPSAVKNTSPMTAGMAFRGGEKVRHPKFGEGQVLAVAGVGDRQEVTVHFPSAGVKKLLVKFANLSPA; from the coding sequence GTGACCGCGCCCGACCTCCTCGCCCAGCTCAACCCCACCCAGGCCCAGGCCGCCGACCACTACACCGGCCCGGCCCTGGTCATCGCCGGCGCCGGCAGCGGCAAGACCCGCACCCTCATCTACCGCATCGCCCACCTGATCGGCCACTACGGCGTGCAACCCGGCGAGATCCTCGCCGTGACCTTCACCAACAAGGCCGCCGCCGAAATGCGAGAACGCGCGGGCCACCTCATCAGCGGCGCGGACAAACTCTGGATGAGCACCTTCCACAGCGCCGGCGTGCGCATCCTGCGCGCCTACGGCGAACACATCGGTCTCAGGCGCGGTTTCGTCATCTACGACGACGACGACCAGCTCGACATCCTCAAGGAAGTCATGGGCTCGGTGCCCGGCATCGGCCCCGACACGAACCCCCGCGTCCTGCGCGGCATCCTCGACCGCGCCAAGAGCAACCTCCTCACCCCCGACCAGATCGCCCGCAGCGGCGAACCGTACATCAGCGGCGTCCCCCGCGAAGCCGCCGCCGAGGTCTACCGCCGCTACGAACAGCGCAAGAAGGGCCAGAACGCCATCGACTTCGGCGACCTCATCACCGAGACCGTCCGCCTCTTCCAGGAGGTCCCGGCCGTCCTGAACGCCGTGCAGAACCGCGCAAAATTCATCCACGTGGACGAGTACCAGGACACCAACAAGGCCCAGTACGAACTGACCCGCCTGCTCGCCAGCCGCGACCGCAACCTGCTGGTCGTCGGCGACCCCGACCAGTGCCTGCCGCCCGGCACGCCCATCAGCACGCCAGGCGGCCCGCGCCCCATCGAGGACATCCAGGTGGGCGACACCGTCTGTGGCGTCGGCGCGCGCGGCACCCGCCTGCCCACGCAGGTCACAAACGTCAAGCGCGGCCACTCCGCAGGGCCGCTCTGGCACATCCAGGCCGGGGAGCACACCCTGAGCGGCACGCCGCACCACATCGTCCTGGCCCGTCACCTGCCCATGCCCGGCCAGTGGTACGTGTACCTGATGCACCGTGAGGACCGCGGGTACCGCGTCGGCCTGACCATCGGCGCCCGCCAGAACAGCGAGGGTCAGACCGACTACGGCTTCCGCGTCCGGCTGAACCAGGAACACGGTGACCGGGTCTGGGTGCTGCGCGTGTGCGACTCCCGCGCGGACGCCGCGTACTGGGAGGCGCTGTACGCCGCCCGCTACGGCCTGCCCACCGCACTGTTCCACGGTGTGGGGCGCAACCTCGCGATGGATGAGGCACGACTGGCGCAGCTGTACGGCGAACTCGACACCGAAGCCGCCGCGCACCGACTCATGACCGACCTGCACCTGCACCCGGACTTCCCGCACCACCGACCCCAGAACGGCGCGCGGCGCCAGAGCGTGAACCTCGTCATGTTCCAGGATCACCGGGGCGGGACGGTCGGCTACCACCGCATCCAGTGGAGCAGCAACCGCGCTGACGTGGCGCAGAAACTCATGGCCGCCGGGCACCCCGTCCGCAGCAACGGGCGCGGCGGGTACCGTCTGGAACTCAGCCGCCGCGACTACCCCCAGGCGCTCGAAGACGCGCGGCGTATCGCGCGCGACGGCGGCCTGGAACTGCAGCGCAAGGCCCAGATCGGCGGGATCATGTACGCCTTCACGCCCCTGTCCCACCTGCACCCCGGCATGCGGATGCTGGCCGACGGCACCGAGGGACTGCGCGAGGTCGAGGTCACGCGCGTCGAGCAGCGGCCCTACGACGGCCCGGTGTACGACCTGACCGTCACACCCACCCACACGTACCTCGCAGGCGGCCTGCTCGTGCACAACAGCATCTACAAGTTCCGCGGCGCGGACATTCAGAACATCCTGGATTTCCAGAAGGACTACCGCGACGCGAAGGTGTACCTGCTGGAACACAATTACCGCTCCAGCGCCCGCGTGCTGACCATCGCGAACAAGTTGATCGAGAACAACGCCGAACGGCTCGACAAGACCCTCAAGGCCGTCAAGGAGGACGGGCACCCGGTCGTGTTCCACCGCGCCACCGACCACCGCGCCGAGGGGGATTTCGTCGCGGAGTGGATCACGCGCCTGCACAGCCTGGAGGGCCGCCGGTTCAGCGAGATGGCGATCCTGTACCGCACGAACGCCCAGTCCCGCGTGCTGGAGGAATCGCTGCGCCGCGTGCAGATTCCCGCGAAGATCGTGGGCGGCGTGGGCTTCTACGACCGCCGGGAGATCAGGGACATCCTCGCGTACGCCCGGCTGGCCATCAACCCCAGTGACGACGTGGCGCTGCGGCGCATCATCGGGCGGCCCAAACGCGGCATCGGCGACACGGCCATGGTGAAACTGATGGACTGGGCACGTGCGAACGGCACCAGCGTCCTGACCGCCTGCGCGAACGCCGAGCAGGCCCGCATCCTCGACCGGGGCGCGGCCCGGCCCGTGGAATTCGCCGCGCTGATGGAGGCCATGGCGGACGCCGCCGAGAACTACGAGCCCGCCCCGTTCCTGCGCTTCGTGATCGAGACCAGCGGGTACCTCGACCTGCTGCGCCAGGAGGGACAGGAAGGACAGGTGCGCATGGAGAACCTCGATGAACTCATCAACGCCGCGCAGGAATGGGCGCAGGAGAACGAGGGCACCATCGCGGACTTCCTGGACGACGCGGCCCTGCTGTCCAGCGTGGACGACATGCGCACGAAGACCGAGAACAAGGGCGCCCCGGAGGACGCCGTCACGCTGATGACCATGCACAACGCCAAGGGCCTGGAGTTCCCCGTGGTGTTCATCGTGGGTACCGAGGAGGGCCTGCTGCCCAGCAAGGGCGCGCTGGTCGAGGCGGGGGGCATCGAGGAGGAACGCCGACTGTTCTACGTGGGCATCACCCGCGCCATGGAACGCCTGTTCCTGACCGCCGCGCAGAACCGCATGCAGTTCGGCAAGACGAACGCCGCCGAGGACAGCCGCTTCCTCGAGGAGATCGAGGGGCACTTCGACACCATCGACCCGTACGGGCAGGTCATCGAGTACCGCGCCAAGACCTGGAAACAGTACCGCCCCACCGTGCCCGCGCCCAGCGCCGTGAAGAACACCAGCCCCATGACCGCCGGCATGGCCTTCCGGGGCGGCGAGAAGGTCCGGCACCCCAAGTTCGGCGAGGGGCAGGTGCTGGCCGTCGCGGGCGTCGGCGACCGGCAGGAGGTCACCGTGCACTTCCCGTCCGCTGGGGTGAAAAAACTTCTGGTGAAGTTCGCGAACCTCAGCCCCGCCTGA